Part of the candidate division KSB1 bacterium genome is shown below.
ATCACATCATCGGTGAACAGCATGTCGGTGCGCCCGGCGATTTCCAGTTGATGTTTGACATAAGCGGCGGCTTCGCTCTGCACCAAACCGGTGAAATGGACGCGCAAGGTCAAGCGCTGACGAAAGGCTTCCAGCGCCTGCAGTTGGACCAGCTTGCGAAACTCCGGCTGCGCCAGCAGCATCAAACTGAGCGGGGCTTTTGAATCGATGTGAAAATTGGTCAACAGTCGCAGCTCTTCGAGCGCCGACGGTTTGAGATGTTGCGCATCGTCGATGATCAGCAAAGTGGTCTTGTGATAATCGGCAAAGTTTTTTTCGATGGCGGCTTTGAGCTCCGGTACCAATTGCCATTTAAAAAATTTGGCATTCAAATTGAGTTGGTGCGCGATGCTGCTCAACATGCCACGCAGGCCCAAAGTGGGATCGTCGATGTAGACCACGGCGTGATGGTTTTTATCCAAGG
Proteins encoded:
- a CDS encoding AAA family ATPase, which translates into the protein MALITGEVGSGKSTALRAFTETLDKNHHAVVYIDDPTLGLRGMLSSIAHQLNLNAKFFKWQLVPELKAAIEKNFADYHKTTLLIIDDAQHLKPSALEELRLLTNFHIDSKAPLSLMLLAQPEFRKLVQLQALEAFRQRLTLRVHFTGLVQSEAAAYVKHQLEIAGRTDMLFTDDVIAEIYQQAKGIPRLINTLCYECLLDIYQRQKNVVDMPTLEKVLCQYENW